Proteins co-encoded in one Candidatus Abyssobacteria bacterium SURF_5 genomic window:
- a CDS encoding glycosyltransferase has translation MPSCITIRLPGLWKAAYHFLLRNNAMYRALFFVNVIENQLHDQVKAILQADDEIEIVLAPRNGIDETQWNESNLNEYESRIHCVRPVLESSRWSLQKFALQLLRICWNYNIRLIDSHMGQSPESRATYLATRINRLPYIVSMYGGERNYLKDGAITPDDRRWLERVLRSAKLLLCHDKTLLEAAEKATGKKRNTYLLYNAIDPARAQRTIDRHEVRSKYDIPENAKVILFNHRIMAFKRPLVYVDALKLIKERFPNICFLFVGPKNEASNLGREIQKRLDEYGLRPDVRWVDRRVSGWEMDELYAISDVLVNVAELVVPSLSTLEAMSFGVPIVISDELDSELYVPANGDTGFIVPPQPQAVADAVARMLKDDEFRRQMGARAADRAAEYFDIKDWGKKVARCYRSVIFKEAIPS, from the coding sequence ATGCCTTCATGCATAACAATCCGCTTGCCCGGACTGTGGAAAGCGGCATACCATTTCCTTCTTCGGAATAATGCAATGTATAGAGCGCTTTTTTTTGTAAATGTCATCGAGAACCAACTTCACGATCAGGTCAAGGCAATTCTGCAGGCCGATGACGAGATCGAGATCGTGCTTGCGCCTCGGAACGGGATTGACGAGACTCAGTGGAATGAATCGAATCTGAACGAATACGAATCGCGAATCCATTGTGTTCGGCCCGTGCTGGAATCCTCGCGCTGGTCGCTGCAGAAGTTTGCGTTGCAACTGTTGCGCATCTGCTGGAACTATAACATTCGTCTTATCGACAGTCACATGGGGCAATCGCCGGAAAGCAGAGCCACATATCTCGCAACCCGAATCAACCGCTTGCCGTATATTGTGAGCATGTACGGCGGCGAACGGAATTACCTGAAGGATGGCGCAATCACGCCCGACGACAGGCGCTGGCTGGAGCGCGTGCTGCGCTCGGCAAAGCTCCTGCTTTGCCACGATAAAACTCTGCTCGAGGCTGCCGAGAAAGCGACGGGAAAAAAGAGGAACACGTATCTGCTTTACAATGCGATCGATCCCGCCAGGGCGCAGCGCACGATTGACAGACATGAGGTGCGATCAAAATACGATATTCCTGAAAATGCAAAAGTCATTCTGTTCAACCACCGCATCATGGCGTTCAAGCGGCCGCTGGTATACGTTGACGCCCTGAAGCTGATAAAAGAGCGGTTTCCAAATATCTGTTTCCTGTTTGTCGGGCCGAAAAACGAGGCTTCGAATCTGGGTCGCGAGATACAGAAGCGGCTTGACGAATACGGACTTCGGCCCGATGTCCGCTGGGTGGACCGGCGGGTGAGCGGTTGGGAGATGGACGAACTGTACGCGATCAGCGACGTGCTGGTAAACGTGGCCGAGTTGGTTGTTCCCAGCCTCTCGACGCTGGAAGCGATGAGCTTCGGTGTTCCAATTGTCATCTCCGATGAGCTGGACAGCGAATTATATGTTCCCGCGAATGGAGACACCGGCTTCATCGTGCCGCCGCAGCCGCAGGCTGTAGCAGACGCAGTTGCCAGGATGTTGAAGGATGACGAATTCAGGCGTCAAATGGGCGCCAGGGCGGCGGACCGAGCGGCTGAATATTTCGATATAAAGGATTGGGGGAAGAAAGTGGCGCGATGCTACCGCAGCGTTATCTTTAAGGAAGCGATTCCTTCATGA